A genomic stretch from Gopherus flavomarginatus isolate rGopFla2 chromosome 3, rGopFla2.mat.asm, whole genome shotgun sequence includes:
- the LOC127046233 gene encoding C-X-C motif chemokine 11-like — protein sequence MKFLLRLSLLLLLAAVLAQGMPTSSRGRCLCITAGAPSIHPKHIAKVEIYGQSSSCQKIEVIVTLKESKQRKCLNSKSKQASRLIQKFLKRSN from the exons ATGAAGTTTCTTCTTCGTCTCTCACTCCTGCTTCTTCTGGCTGCAGTTCTGGCGCAAG GAATGCCAACATCCAGCAGAGGACGCTGTCTTTGTATAACAGCTGGTGCACCTTCAATCCACCCAAAACATATTGCAAAGGTTGAAATATATGGGCAAAGCAGCAGTTGTCAGAAAATCGAAGTGAT TGTCACACTGAAAGAGAGCAAGCAAAGAAAATGTCTGAACAGCAAATCCAAGCAAGCATCACGCCTGATACAG aaATTCTTGAAGAGAAGTAACTAA